A stretch of Triticum aestivum cultivar Chinese Spring chromosome 1D, IWGSC CS RefSeq v2.1, whole genome shotgun sequence DNA encodes these proteins:
- the LOC123182806 gene encoding uncharacterized protein isoform X2 has protein sequence MPPEKSPQSPVACAQRVLISNKLGEKLVGLLHEACSKELVILCHGFRATKDDSILVDLAAALASAGVNAFRFDFAGNGESEGLFQYGNYRKEADDLRSVVSYFSEQKYDIIALVGHSKEEGIEGRLGKNFLQRIKKDGYIDVRNKKGKFEYRVTEESLRDRLSTDTLLSSRSISKDCRVLTVHGSEDETVPARDALMFAAHIPNHDLHIVVRANHRYTGHEQELTSLALDFIKPRPRKSSSLRPKL, from the exons ATGCCGCCGGAGAAATCGCCGCAGTCCCCAG TGGCTTGTGCACAAAGAGTTCTAATTTCGAACAAACTCGGGGAGAAGCTTGTTGGTTTATTACATGAAGCATGCTCGAAGGAACTTGTGATCCTTTGTCATGGATTCAGAGCTACAAAG GACGACAGTATCTTGGTCGACCTTGCCGCTGCACTAGCAAGTGCAGGAGTTAATGCTTTTCGGTTTGATTTTGCTGGAAATGG GGAAAGTGAGGGTCTATTCCAATATGGGAACTACCGAAAAGAGGCAGATGACTTGCGCTCTGTAGTATCTTATTTCTCAGAACAGAAGTATGACATAATTGCCCTTGTTGGGCATAGCAAAG AGGAAGGTATCGAAGGGCGGCTGGGGAAGAATTTCCTGCAGAGGATAAAGAAAGATGGATACATAGACGTCAGAAATAAAAAAG GCAAGTTTGAGTACCGGGTGACAGAAGAAAGTCTGCGAGATCGTCTGAGCACTGATACCCTGCTTTCGAGCCGCTCCATAAGCAAAGACTGCAG GGTTCTCACGGTTCACGGCTCTGAAGATGAAACGGTCCCAGCGAGAGACGCCCTGATGTTTGCCGCGCACATACCAAACCATGACTTGCACATAGTCGTGAGAGCCAACCATCGGTACACAGGCCACGAGCAAGAGCTGACATCACTTGCACTGGATTTCATCAAGCCCCGTCCTCGAAAATCATCGTCCTTGCGTCCGAAACTGTGA
- the LOC123182806 gene encoding uncharacterized protein isoform X1, with the protein MPPEKSPQSPVACAQRVLISNKLGEKLVGLLHEACSKELVILCHGFRATKDDSILVDLAAALASAGVNAFRFDFAGNGESEGLFQYGNYRKEADDLRSVVSYFSEQKYDIIALVGHSKGGNAVLLYASMYHDVTVIVNISGRFALEEGIEGRLGKNFLQRIKKDGYIDVRNKKGKFEYRVTEESLRDRLSTDTLLSSRSISKDCRVLTVHGSEDETVPARDALMFAAHIPNHDLHIVVRANHRYTGHEQELTSLALDFIKPRPRKSSSLRPKL; encoded by the exons ATGCCGCCGGAGAAATCGCCGCAGTCCCCAG TGGCTTGTGCACAAAGAGTTCTAATTTCGAACAAACTCGGGGAGAAGCTTGTTGGTTTATTACATGAAGCATGCTCGAAGGAACTTGTGATCCTTTGTCATGGATTCAGAGCTACAAAG GACGACAGTATCTTGGTCGACCTTGCCGCTGCACTAGCAAGTGCAGGAGTTAATGCTTTTCGGTTTGATTTTGCTGGAAATGG GGAAAGTGAGGGTCTATTCCAATATGGGAACTACCGAAAAGAGGCAGATGACTTGCGCTCTGTAGTATCTTATTTCTCAGAACAGAAGTATGACATAATTGCCCTTGTTGGGCATAGCAAAG GAGGAAATGCTGTGCTTTTATATGCTTCCATGTACCATGATGTTACCGTCATTGTGAATATTTCTGGCCGCTTTGCTTTAGAGGAAGGTATCGAAGGGCGGCTGGGGAAGAATTTCCTGCAGAGGATAAAGAAAGATGGATACATAGACGTCAGAAATAAAAAAG GCAAGTTTGAGTACCGGGTGACAGAAGAAAGTCTGCGAGATCGTCTGAGCACTGATACCCTGCTTTCGAGCCGCTCCATAAGCAAAGACTGCAG GGTTCTCACGGTTCACGGCTCTGAAGATGAAACGGTCCCAGCGAGAGACGCCCTGATGTTTGCCGCGCACATACCAAACCATGACTTGCACATAGTCGTGAGAGCCAACCATCGGTACACAGGCCACGAGCAAGAGCTGACATCACTTGCACTGGATTTCATCAAGCCCCGTCCTCGAAAATCATCGTCCTTGCGTCCGAAACTGTGA
- the LOC123160401 gene encoding receptor-like cytoplasmic kinase 185 produces MGGSSCFLCLGARKEVPPPPRADPHSSSSVAATAARTLAFDELAAATRNFRDDFRIVRTSFAYRSPGQALLDWNTRMNIAAGVAKGLEYLHDKGVVYHIFMSSSDVLLGEGNHPKLSQYGLADLGRLVADDDEKLCIDFTRTAAIAPETRFKGKATMESNVYNFGGVLLELITGRRPVDPTRAIAEDCNLVIWATQLMDRGQFRRMADPALQARYPSMDLQEALEVASMCIHEEPAMKSPIGAVVAALSRLAAYDNHPPESSHHAALR; encoded by the exons ATGGGTGGTTCCAGCTGCTTCCTCTGCCTGGGGGCAAGGAAGGAAGTCCCACCGCCTCCCCGGGCCGATCCCCACAGCAGCAGCAGCGTCGCCGCCACCGCGGCACGGACCTTGGCCTtcgacgagctcgcggcggcgaccAGGAACTTCAGAGACGACTTCCGCATCGTTCGGACTTCTTTCGCAT ATCGGTCTCCGGGCCAAGCACTGCTAGACTGGAACACAAGGATGAACATAGCTGCCGGCGTGGCCAAGGGTTTAGAGTATCTCCACGACAAAGGTGTGGTGTACCACATATTCATGAGCAGCTCGGACGTCTTGCTCGGAGAAGGCAACCACCCAAAGTTGTCCCAATATGGACTGGCAGACCTTGGTCGGCTAGTTGCGGATGATGATGAGAAATTGTGTATTGATTTCACCAGAACCGCTGCAATTGCCCCCGAGACAAGATTTAAAGGGAAGGCGACCATGGAGTCGAACGTGTACAACTTTGGCGGCGTGCTGCTGGAGTTAATCACAGGGAGGAGGCCCGTCGACCCCACCCGGGCCATCGCCGAGGATTGCAACCTTGTCATATGG GCCACACAATTGATGGACAGGGGCCAGTTCCGCCGGATGGCAGATCCAGCACTGCAGGCCCGGTATCCGTCCATGGATTTGCAAGAGGCACTGGAAGTTGCTTCCATGTGCATCCACGAAGAGCCGGCCATGAAATCCCCCATCGGTGCCGTCGTCGCAGCTCTGTCTCGCCTTGCCGCCTACGACAATCATCCACCTGAATCTTCACACCATGCGGCGCTTCGTTAA